In the Vibrio gigantis genome, one interval contains:
- the cmoM gene encoding tRNA uridine 5-oxyacetic acid(34) methyltransferase CmoM — protein sequence MTEDRNFDDIAHKFAKNIYGSDKGEIRQIIVWEDLEQALNKFKDSASPLHVLDAGGGLAQMSQKIAALGHKVSLCDLSSEMLKLAQEGITEAGLLEQYQFIHSPVQKVAEHLDDKVDFVMFHAVMEWLADPKEALDLLLEQVKPGGVASIMFYNHHGLVLKNVICGNIPHVLNGMPHRKRFKLQPQKGLKPEEVYQWIEDAGLEICGKSGIRSFSDYIGNMEYMGDYQFEDVLELEKQLCRQEPYLSLGRYIHVWAQKPAQ from the coding sequence GTGACTGAAGACCGTAATTTCGACGATATTGCCCACAAATTTGCAAAAAATATTTACGGCTCCGACAAAGGAGAGATCCGTCAGATCATCGTATGGGAAGATTTAGAACAAGCTTTGAACAAGTTTAAAGATTCCGCTTCCCCACTACATGTGCTTGATGCTGGGGGCGGGTTGGCACAGATGTCGCAAAAAATTGCGGCGCTTGGTCATAAGGTTTCTCTATGCGATCTTTCTTCTGAGATGCTAAAGCTAGCTCAAGAAGGGATCACCGAAGCGGGGCTGTTAGAGCAATATCAGTTTATCCATTCTCCGGTACAAAAAGTGGCAGAGCATCTCGACGATAAAGTCGACTTTGTGATGTTTCATGCCGTTATGGAGTGGCTAGCCGACCCTAAAGAGGCGCTTGATTTATTACTTGAACAAGTGAAACCGGGTGGCGTCGCCTCGATAATGTTTTACAACCACCACGGATTAGTCCTGAAAAATGTGATTTGTGGCAACATTCCTCATGTATTGAATGGGATGCCACATCGAAAACGGTTTAAGCTGCAACCACAAAAAGGCTTGAAGCCAGAAGAGGTTTATCAATGGATAGAAGACGCTGGTCTAGAAATCTGTGGTAAATCAGGCATTCGCTCTTTTAGTGACTACATAGGTAATATGGAGTACATGGGCGATTACCAATTTGAAGATGTATTGGAACTAGAAAAACAGCTATGTCGCCAAGAGCCATATCTGTCGCTAGGCCGTTATATTCACGTTTGGGCTCAAAAACCTGCGCAATAA
- the elyC gene encoding envelope biogenesis factor ElyC, which yields MFELKKVVSSLLMPLPAMLILAFLGLALVMFTTKRKTGCLITLSALCGIFLIAFQPVSSQLLMPMERQHTAFLPVDETVDYVMVLGSGHVVDDQIPPTSELSRTGLMRLSEGIRILRLYPGAKLILSGYGGATEVSNARMMAKVALALGVAKPDIILLETAKDTWEEARQAAAFVKNKRMVLVTSASHMTRALNEFHAAGMKPLPAPTNYLAQKGVLQPWNKYMPKAAYLEQTERYWHETMGLVWQSLRDWLDTSNDISEEPVVVTEPSILIETDGEVSAAQ from the coding sequence ATGTTTGAGCTGAAAAAAGTAGTGTCTTCACTATTGATGCCACTACCAGCAATGTTAATTCTCGCTTTTCTGGGTTTAGCCCTAGTGATGTTTACTACCAAAAGGAAGACTGGTTGCCTAATCACCCTTTCAGCCCTATGTGGTATTTTCCTAATCGCTTTCCAGCCAGTTTCTAGTCAACTTTTAATGCCAATGGAAAGGCAACACACCGCTTTTTTACCTGTCGACGAAACCGTCGATTATGTAATGGTCCTTGGAAGTGGTCATGTCGTAGACGACCAAATCCCACCAACATCAGAGCTTAGCCGCACAGGTTTGATGCGTTTGAGTGAAGGGATTCGTATTCTACGCCTTTACCCTGGTGCAAAACTCATTTTATCTGGCTATGGCGGAGCTACTGAAGTCAGTAATGCAAGAATGATGGCCAAGGTTGCGCTAGCTCTTGGCGTTGCAAAACCAGACATCATTTTACTTGAAACAGCAAAAGACACTTGGGAAGAAGCTCGTCAAGCTGCAGCATTTGTTAAAAACAAAAGGATGGTGTTGGTGACATCTGCGAGCCATATGACTCGCGCACTCAATGAATTCCATGCTGCAGGCATGAAACCATTACCAGCTCCAACCAACTACCTCGCTCAGAAAGGGGTTTTGCAACCTTGGAATAAATACATGCCTAAAGCAGCCTATCTTGAACAGACTGAGCGTTATTGGCACGAAACCATGGGATTGGTCTGGCAAAGCCTACGCGACTGGCTAGACACCAGTAACGATATTTCGGAAGAACCAGTTGTTGTTACTGAGCCTTCGATCTTGATAGAGACAGACGGTGAAGTTTCTGCGGCTCAGTAA
- the torR gene encoding two-component system response regulator TorR, producing the protein MSYHVLVVEDDVVTRSKLVGYFQNEGYTVSEAESGAQMRNVLEENNVDLIMLDINLPGEDGLMLTRELRSQSDIGIILVTGRTDSIDKIVGLEMGADDYVTKPFELRELLVRVKNLLWRISAARKTAAGAVEETLDESVVRFGEWTFDIPRRALSKNGEPVKLTKAEYELLVALSSYPNQVLSRERILNMISHRVDAPNDRTIDVLIRRMRAKMEFDPKNPQIFVTVHGEGYMFAGD; encoded by the coding sequence ATGAGCTATCACGTATTAGTCGTAGAAGATGATGTGGTAACCCGCAGTAAACTGGTTGGGTACTTCCAGAACGAAGGTTACACAGTGAGCGAAGCAGAAAGCGGTGCTCAAATGAGAAACGTGTTAGAAGAAAACAACGTTGACCTCATTATGCTAGACATCAACTTACCAGGCGAAGATGGATTGATGCTAACTCGCGAATTACGCAGTCAATCAGACATTGGAATTATTTTAGTTACTGGACGCACGGATAGCATCGACAAAATCGTTGGCCTTGAAATGGGCGCTGACGATTACGTTACTAAACCCTTCGAACTTCGCGAGTTATTGGTTCGAGTTAAAAACCTACTTTGGCGCATCTCTGCCGCTCGTAAAACAGCAGCGGGCGCAGTAGAAGAAACATTAGATGAGTCTGTGGTTCGTTTTGGTGAGTGGACATTTGATATCCCTCGTCGCGCGTTAAGCAAAAACGGCGAACCGGTGAAACTGACTAAAGCAGAATACGAACTGCTAGTGGCTTTGTCTTCTTACCCTAACCAAGTATTAAGCCGCGAACGTATTCTGAATATGATCAGCCACCGAGTAGACGCACCTAATGACCGTACCATCGACGTACTTATCCGTCGCATGCGTGCAAAAATGGAATTTGACCCTAAGAACCCACAAATCTTTGTGACGGTTCATGGTGAAGGTTACATGTTCGCTGGTGACTAA
- the torD gene encoding molecular chaperone TorD: protein MKDTKAFNEQRAEIYWWLSSLFAKELTQEELDHYHSVEIRSFLTGLGENQTLKPSIDKLVDALNRLQTREDAQLELSADFCDLFLKTDKHGALPYASMYIGETGLLNDKPAKDMEEIMAKHNLVVNQDLKEPADHIAIELDFLGNLIIRSNETELEEELEKSFAIQQQFIEQQLLTWVPKFNVKCHDIDEFGFYASVSSLLLAFCQLDTQYLAGE, encoded by the coding sequence ATGAAAGATACGAAAGCATTCAACGAGCAAAGAGCAGAAATATACTGGTGGCTATCAAGCTTATTCGCTAAAGAGCTCACTCAAGAAGAACTCGATCACTACCACTCTGTTGAAATTCGTTCTTTCCTAACTGGTTTAGGCGAAAATCAAACACTAAAACCATCGATAGATAAGTTAGTAGATGCGCTTAACCGTCTACAAACACGTGAAGATGCTCAGCTAGAGCTGTCTGCAGACTTTTGCGATCTTTTCTTAAAGACAGATAAACACGGCGCTCTTCCTTACGCTTCGATGTATATCGGCGAAACTGGCCTTTTGAACGATAAACCAGCAAAAGATATGGAAGAGATCATGGCTAAACACAACTTAGTGGTGAACCAAGACCTAAAAGAGCCAGCAGACCACATCGCTATCGAACTCGATTTCCTTGGCAACCTGATCATCCGTTCTAACGAAACTGAACTTGAAGAAGAACTAGAGAAATCGTTCGCCATTCAACAGCAGTTTATTGAACAGCAGCTGCTTACTTGGGTACCAAAGTTCAATGTAAAATGTCATGACATTGATGAATTCGGTTTCTACGCTTCAGTCTCATCTTTGCTACTCGCATTCTGTCAATTAGACACTCAATATTTAGCTGGTGAATAG
- the purR gene encoding HTH-type transcriptional repressor PurR, with product MATIKDVARLAGVSTTTVSHVINKTRFVAEATQEKVNKAVDELNYAPSAVARSLKCNTTRTIGMLVTQSTNLFFSEVIDGVESYCYRQGYTLILCNTGGIYEKQRDYIRMLAEKRVDGILVMCSDLTEELREMLDRHADIPKVIMDWGPESSQADKIIDNSEEGGYLATKYLIERGHSKIACLSGHLDKAACVERIAGYKRALNEAKISADENMIIEGNFECDTAVLAAEQIVEIEDRPTAVFCFNDTMALGLMSRLQEKGIRIPEDISVIGYDNIELAEYFSPPLTTVHQPKRRVGKNAFEILLERIKDKDHEKRVFEMHPEIVERSTVKTLN from the coding sequence ATGGCCACTATAAAAGATGTCGCTCGCTTAGCCGGCGTATCAACAACAACCGTTTCTCACGTAATCAATAAAACTCGCTTTGTTGCAGAAGCAACTCAAGAAAAAGTAAACAAAGCGGTAGATGAACTGAACTATGCACCAAGTGCTGTTGCTCGTAGCTTGAAGTGCAATACAACACGCACTATAGGTATGCTAGTGACTCAATCAACTAACCTATTCTTCTCTGAAGTTATCGATGGTGTTGAGAGTTACTGCTACCGTCAAGGTTACACTTTGATCCTGTGTAATACGGGCGGCATCTATGAAAAGCAACGTGACTACATTCGAATGCTTGCAGAGAAACGTGTAGATGGCATTTTAGTTATGTGTTCTGACCTAACTGAAGAACTAAGAGAGATGTTAGACCGTCATGCTGACATCCCTAAAGTTATCATGGACTGGGGACCAGAGAGTTCTCAAGCTGATAAGATCATCGATAACTCTGAAGAAGGTGGCTACCTAGCGACCAAATACCTTATTGAACGAGGTCACTCTAAGATTGCATGTTTAAGTGGCCACTTAGACAAAGCAGCATGTGTTGAACGTATTGCCGGTTACAAGCGCGCACTCAACGAAGCTAAGATTTCTGCCGATGAAAATATGATCATCGAAGGCAACTTCGAGTGTGATACGGCAGTTCTTGCTGCAGAACAAATCGTTGAGATAGAAGATCGTCCAACGGCGGTATTCTGCTTTAACGATACAATGGCTCTCGGCCTAATGAGCCGCTTGCAAGAAAAAGGCATTCGCATTCCTGAAGATATCTCGGTGATCGGTTACGACAATATCGAACTGGCTGAATACTTCTCCCCGCCGTTAACCACCGTTCACCAACCAAAGCGTCGTGTTGGCAAGAATGCATTCGAAATTCTATTAGAGCGCATAAAAGACAAAGATCACGAAAAACGTGTCTTCGAAATGCACCCTGAAATTGTTGAACGAAGTACAGTTAAAACGTTAAATTAA
- a CDS encoding TfoX/Sxy family DNA transformation protein, giving the protein MDKPILKDSMKLFESLGKIKSRSMFGGFGLFADDTMFALVVNDQLHIRADKCTTKQFEQQGFQPYVYKKRGFPVVTKYFALPEGLWQDQEKILELATTSLGFAKEEKAEQSSAKPTRLKDLPNLRLATERMLKKAGIDSVERLYESGSVNAFNAIKESHASSVSIELLWALEGAINGTHWSVIPQQRREELINRVN; this is encoded by the coding sequence ATGGATAAACCGATACTAAAGGACTCGATGAAGTTATTTGAGTCCCTAGGAAAAATAAAATCACGCTCAATGTTTGGTGGCTTCGGTCTTTTTGCTGATGACACTATGTTTGCTCTGGTTGTAAATGACCAGTTGCACATACGAGCAGACAAATGCACAACGAAGCAATTCGAACAACAAGGGTTTCAACCGTACGTCTACAAAAAACGTGGTTTCCCTGTCGTTACTAAATATTTCGCTTTACCTGAAGGCCTGTGGCAAGACCAAGAGAAAATCTTGGAACTCGCAACGACGTCTCTGGGTTTTGCTAAAGAAGAAAAAGCTGAACAGTCTTCTGCTAAGCCAACCCGACTCAAAGATCTACCAAATCTTCGACTCGCCACTGAGCGTATGTTGAAAAAAGCAGGAATCGATTCCGTAGAACGTTTATATGAATCTGGCTCTGTAAACGCCTTTAACGCCATCAAGGAATCGCATGCGTCCTCTGTCAGTATTGAACTACTGTGGGCGCTAGAAGGTGCAATCAATGGAACACATTGGTCTGTCATACCGCAGCAGCGTCGCGAAGAGCTTATCAATCGCGTCAATTAA
- a CDS encoding TVP38/TMEM64 family protein — MSKKMILGIVLVITIVLLGINFGQYLTLENAKAQQAVLNDYIGSNFIVAAATYFIAYVLITAFSIPGAAVVTLLGAALFGFWNSLLLVSFASAIGATLAFLSSRYLLRDWIQTKFGDKLATINKGVEKDGAFYLFSLRLIPVFPFFLINLLMGLTPMSVSRYYITSQIGMLPGTAVFLNAGTQLAEIDSLSGIVSPSVLLSFALLGIFPIVAKWLMNKFRSTPVAE; from the coding sequence ATGAGTAAGAAAATGATATTGGGTATTGTATTGGTCATAACGATCGTTTTATTAGGCATTAACTTTGGCCAATACCTCACACTGGAAAATGCCAAAGCACAGCAAGCGGTGCTAAATGACTATATTGGAAGTAACTTTATTGTAGCGGCAGCGACTTACTTCATTGCGTATGTATTGATCACCGCCTTTTCCATTCCTGGGGCAGCAGTTGTTACACTTCTTGGTGCTGCATTGTTTGGCTTCTGGAATAGCTTACTTTTGGTCTCTTTCGCCAGTGCGATCGGTGCAACTCTTGCCTTTTTGAGTAGCCGTTACCTGTTACGTGACTGGATTCAAACCAAATTTGGTGACAAATTAGCGACGATTAATAAGGGTGTTGAAAAAGACGGAGCATTTTATTTATTTTCTCTACGTCTGATTCCTGTATTTCCGTTTTTCCTTATCAACCTGTTGATGGGTCTAACACCGATGTCGGTGAGTCGTTACTACATTACGAGTCAAATCGGGATGTTGCCGGGGACTGCGGTTTTCTTGAACGCTGGTACTCAGCTCGCAGAAATTGATTCACTTTCGGGCATCGTCTCCCCTTCAGTACTATTGTCATTTGCGTTATTGGGGATATTCCCAATTGTTGCTAAATGGTTGATGAATAAGTTTCGCTCAACACCCGTAGCTGAATAA
- a CDS encoding putative signal transducing protein, translated as MKIFSASNPTEAHIICGLLESENIACEVRGEGLFGLKGEIPFTEETDPYVWLYEPELASKARTIVNDYQKQQDSIIYEEWRCGECHEVNEAQFGSCWQCGANSPE; from the coding sequence ATGAAAATCTTCAGTGCATCGAATCCGACAGAAGCTCATATCATCTGTGGATTGTTAGAAAGTGAGAATATTGCCTGTGAAGTCCGTGGTGAGGGGTTGTTCGGTTTGAAAGGGGAAATCCCATTCACGGAAGAAACTGACCCTTACGTGTGGTTATATGAGCCAGAATTGGCCAGTAAAGCTCGCACGATCGTTAATGACTACCAAAAACAACAAGATTCGATCATCTATGAAGAGTGGCGTTGCGGTGAGTGTCATGAAGTCAACGAGGCGCAATTCGGTTCTTGTTGGCAGTGCGGAGCTAACTCTCCTGAATAA
- a CDS encoding alpha/beta fold hydrolase encodes MSESLLFHKTFTHPTSDEWVVFVHGAGGSSSIWFKQIKAYKQHFNLLLIDLRGHGKSDNILKELISNRYTFKSVTLDILKVLDHLKIRSAHFVGMSLGTIIVRNVAELAAGRVRSMVLGGAVTKLNTRSQVLIKLGNLSKHIIPYMWLYSLFAYVVMPQKSQKESRHLFIREAKKLCQKEFKRWFILTADVNPLMKYFKDRELPIPTLYLMGERDYMFIKPVKEMVEAHESSELVEIANCGHVCNVENPEEFNQHSIEFIQKQIQ; translated from the coding sequence ATGTCTGAGAGTTTACTATTTCATAAAACATTTACTCACCCTACGAGCGATGAGTGGGTTGTATTTGTGCATGGCGCAGGAGGTAGCTCCTCCATCTGGTTCAAGCAGATCAAAGCGTATAAACAGCATTTCAACTTGCTGCTCATTGACTTGAGAGGGCATGGTAAATCAGACAACATACTTAAAGAACTGATTTCGAATCGTTATACGTTCAAATCGGTGACGCTTGATATTCTTAAAGTATTAGATCACCTCAAAATCCGTTCTGCACATTTCGTCGGCATGTCTTTAGGCACTATTATTGTTCGAAATGTCGCGGAGCTTGCTGCTGGCCGTGTACGCTCAATGGTCTTGGGGGGGGCCGTTACTAAACTTAACACTCGCTCTCAAGTCTTAATCAAGTTGGGTAACCTTAGCAAGCACATCATCCCTTACATGTGGTTATACAGCCTTTTTGCTTATGTTGTGATGCCGCAAAAGAGTCAGAAAGAATCACGCCACCTGTTTATCCGTGAAGCCAAAAAATTGTGCCAGAAAGAATTTAAACGCTGGTTTATCCTAACGGCTGATGTGAACCCATTGATGAAGTATTTCAAAGACAGAGAGCTGCCGATTCCGACTTTGTATTTGATGGGGGAGCGAGATTACATGTTCATCAAACCTGTTAAAGAGATGGTCGAAGCGCACGAGTCGAGCGAGTTAGTTGAAATAGCTAACTGTGGGCATGTATGTAATGTCGAAAATCCTGAAGAATTTAATCAGCACTCTATCGAGTTTATCCAAAAGCAAATTCAATGA
- the glgA gene encoding glycogen synthase GlgA — MVTKTLSVLFVASEVEGLIKSGGLADVAKALPKALQTLEQDVRVTIPAYRNIPNIDSAEVILSTELDHWPHTAYQVKKLNVEGIQVFGIECAKYFDRPEMYAENNQAYADNGERFAFFSAACLDMLPKLGFQPDIVHVNDWHTGFVPFLLKSRYQQHDFFENTRSVISIHNAVFKGVFAYDELQFLPEMHSRNVPEAAVSDTHVTMLKAGVLCADKVNAVSPTYAEELKTELGSHGMAAEFQYRSADLFGILNGCDYGAWNPETDAFLPRKYKATKHSMARGKSACKQKLQQDVGLPVADCAVYGMVCRLTNQKGVHYLLPIIEQFLKNDLQIVIVGTGDPVLASQLKELSALHSDKFSFVEAYNNELAHLVEAGSDFFLMPSEFEPCGLNQIYSMAYGTLPIVRSVGGLKDSVNDYDQDPDFATGFAFEEPTPQALLAVLHRSLLLYAQNPSEIKRVQLYAMQQDFSWEDAAKEYLAMYHSAL; from the coding sequence TTGGTTACTAAGACTCTCTCGGTACTTTTTGTAGCGTCTGAAGTTGAAGGCTTGATTAAAAGTGGTGGCTTGGCTGATGTAGCCAAGGCACTGCCGAAAGCGTTGCAAACACTCGAACAGGACGTTCGAGTGACTATCCCCGCATATAGAAACATTCCAAACATTGATTCAGCAGAAGTTATTTTATCGACTGAACTCGATCATTGGCCTCATACGGCTTACCAAGTTAAAAAACTGAATGTAGAAGGCATTCAAGTGTTTGGTATTGAATGTGCTAAGTATTTCGACCGACCAGAAATGTACGCAGAAAACAATCAAGCTTATGCCGATAACGGAGAGCGCTTCGCGTTCTTCAGTGCAGCCTGTCTTGATATGCTTCCTAAGCTTGGTTTTCAACCAGATATCGTTCATGTAAATGACTGGCATACTGGTTTCGTTCCTTTCTTGCTTAAATCGCGTTATCAACAACACGACTTCTTTGAAAATACGCGCAGTGTAATCTCGATTCACAATGCAGTTTTCAAAGGTGTGTTCGCATATGATGAACTGCAATTCCTTCCTGAAATGCACAGTCGTAATGTTCCGGAGGCGGCCGTCAGTGATACCCATGTGACTATGCTAAAAGCTGGGGTGCTGTGCGCGGATAAGGTGAACGCAGTAAGTCCTACTTATGCAGAAGAGTTGAAAACGGAATTAGGTAGCCACGGTATGGCGGCAGAATTCCAATACAGATCGGCTGATCTTTTTGGCATTTTGAATGGTTGTGATTACGGTGCTTGGAATCCAGAAACGGATGCTTTCCTACCTCGTAAATACAAAGCAACGAAGCACAGCATGGCTCGCGGAAAATCAGCTTGTAAGCAAAAGCTGCAACAAGACGTTGGTTTACCCGTTGCTGATTGCGCAGTTTATGGCATGGTTTGTCGTTTAACGAATCAGAAAGGTGTTCACTACTTACTGCCTATCATCGAGCAGTTCTTGAAAAACGACCTTCAGATTGTGATTGTCGGTACTGGCGATCCGGTTTTGGCGAGTCAATTGAAAGAGCTATCAGCACTTCACTCAGACAAGTTCTCGTTCGTAGAAGCGTACAATAATGAACTTGCGCACTTGGTTGAAGCGGGCTCCGATTTCTTCTTGATGCCTTCGGAATTTGAGCCTTGTGGTTTAAACCAAATCTACAGCATGGCTTACGGTACTTTACCGATTGTTCGTTCTGTTGGAGGTTTAAAAGACAGTGTGAATGATTACGATCAGGATCCTGACTTTGCGACTGGTTTTGCTTTTGAAGAGCCAACACCGCAAGCGTTACTGGCCGTATTGCATCGTTCATTGTTGCTTTACGCGCAAAACCCTTCTGAAATTAAGCGTGTTCAGCTTTACGCGATGCAGCAAGACTTTAGTTGGGAAGACGCGGCTAAAGAATATCTCGCTATGTACCATTCAGCACTTTAA
- the glgC gene encoding glucose-1-phosphate adenylyltransferase — protein sequence MAGVLGMILAGGEGSRLRPLTESRSKPSVPFGGSYRLIDFALNNFVNADLMKIYVLTQFKSQSLFHHMKKGWNISGITDRFIDPIPAQMRKGKRWYEGTADAIYQNMGFMELEEPDQVCIFGSDHIYKMDIKQMLDFHKEKKAALTVSALRMPLAEASEFGVIEVDADGRMIGFEEKPANPKSIPGDPESALVSMGNYVFEAKELFAELTEDADREGSTHDFGKDIIPNMFPRGDVFVYDFSTNRITGEKEEVYWRDVGTIDAYWQAHMDLLKKDAPFSLYNRKWPLHTYYPPLPPATFTDSANGRIQIIDSLVCSGSYVRGSRIEKSVLGFRSNIASACDISESILLGDVKVGEGCILRRVIIDKDADIAPGTQIGVNLTEDKKHYHVSDDGVVVISKGARVGY from the coding sequence ATGGCTGGTGTATTGGGAATGATTCTTGCTGGTGGTGAAGGCTCTCGCTTAAGACCTTTAACTGAATCTCGCAGCAAACCCTCGGTTCCTTTCGGTGGTAGTTACCGCTTAATTGATTTCGCTTTGAACAACTTCGTTAATGCAGATCTAATGAAGATCTACGTATTAACACAATTTAAGTCACAGTCACTGTTCCACCATATGAAAAAAGGTTGGAATATCAGTGGTATAACAGACCGTTTTATCGACCCAATTCCTGCGCAAATGCGTAAAGGAAAGCGTTGGTACGAAGGCACAGCAGATGCTATCTACCAAAACATGGGCTTTATGGAGTTAGAAGAACCTGATCAAGTATGTATTTTCGGTTCTGACCATATCTATAAAATGGATATAAAACAGATGCTTGATTTCCATAAAGAGAAGAAAGCAGCGCTAACAGTTTCTGCACTGCGCATGCCTCTTGCTGAAGCATCAGAATTCGGTGTTATCGAGGTTGATGCTGACGGTCGTATGATTGGCTTTGAAGAGAAACCTGCAAATCCGAAGTCGATACCGGGCGATCCAGAATCAGCGCTCGTTTCAATGGGCAATTACGTGTTCGAAGCTAAAGAGCTTTTTGCTGAACTAACGGAAGATGCTGATAGAGAAGGTTCGACACACGATTTCGGCAAAGACATTATTCCAAATATGTTCCCACGTGGTGATGTGTTTGTTTATGATTTCAGCACTAACCGTATTACCGGTGAAAAAGAAGAAGTTTACTGGCGCGATGTAGGTACGATTGACGCGTACTGGCAAGCACACATGGATCTTCTTAAGAAAGATGCGCCATTCTCGCTATACAACCGTAAATGGCCTCTACACACATATTACCCACCACTACCACCAGCTACGTTTACTGATTCGGCAAATGGGCGAATTCAGATCATTGATAGCCTTGTGTGTAGCGGTAGTTATGTACGTGGTTCGCGTATTGAAAAGAGTGTACTGGGCTTCCGAAGCAATATCGCATCAGCGTGTGATATCAGTGAGAGTATCTTACTCGGTGATGTGAAGGTTGGCGAAGGTTGTATACTACGTCGTGTTATTATTGATAAAGATGCAGATATTGCACCAGGCACTCAAATTGGTGTAAACCTGACAGAAGATAAAAAGCATTACCACGTATCTGATGATGGCGTAGTAGTGATTTCTAAAGGAGCACGAGTTGGTTACTAA